A portion of the Roseovarius sp. SCSIO 43702 genome contains these proteins:
- the def gene encoding peptide deformylase produces MKRPILIHPDPRLKKVCAPVPDITDELRTLAADMLETMYDAPGIGLAAPQVGVLSRLIVMDCEKDEDAEPAPQVMVNPEILASSDETNVYEEGCLSIPEQFAEVTRPAEVEVRWMGLDGEEHRAGFDGLWATCVQHEIDHLDGKLFIDYLGAMKRQLITRKMVKLKREQARA; encoded by the coding sequence ATGAAACGCCCCATTCTCATCCATCCCGACCCGCGCCTCAAGAAGGTCTGCGCGCCGGTGCCGGACATCACGGACGAGCTGCGGACGCTCGCCGCGGACATGCTCGAGACGATGTATGACGCGCCCGGCATCGGCCTCGCCGCGCCGCAGGTGGGCGTGCTGAGCCGGCTCATCGTGATGGATTGCGAGAAGGACGAGGATGCCGAGCCCGCGCCGCAGGTGATGGTCAACCCCGAGATACTGGCCTCCTCGGACGAGACGAACGTCTACGAGGAAGGGTGCCTCTCGATCCCCGAGCAATTCGCCGAGGTGACGCGCCCCGCCGAGGTCGAGGTGCGGTGGATGGGTCTTGACGGTGAGGAACATCGCGCCGGATTCGACGGACTCTGGGCCACCTGCGTCCAGCACGAGATCGACCACCTCGACGGCAAGCTCTTCATTGATTACCTCGGCGCCATGAAACGCCAGCTCATCACGCGCAAGATGGTCAAGCTCAAGCGCGAACAGGCGCGCGCGTGA
- the def gene encoding peptide deformylase, with protein MTPRTVLRWPDRRLRTRAGEVSEITDATRALWDEMIAVMEAMPGVGLAAPQLGVMQRLAVVDASEARGQAVRMANPEILHASVQLREHEEASPCLPGVSARISRPRAVMVRFVNAAGETEERDFVGLWATSVQHQVDHLDGRMYFDRLGRVKRDMLLRRARKMK; from the coding sequence GTGACCCCGCGCACGGTGCTGCGCTGGCCCGATCGGCGGCTCAGGACGCGCGCCGGCGAGGTCTCCGAGATCACCGACGCGACCCGCGCGCTCTGGGACGAGATGATCGCGGTGATGGAGGCGATGCCGGGCGTCGGCCTCGCCGCGCCGCAACTGGGCGTCATGCAACGCCTCGCGGTCGTCGACGCGAGCGAGGCGCGCGGTCAGGCGGTGCGGATGGCCAATCCCGAAATCCTCCATGCAAGCGTCCAGCTTCGCGAGCACGAGGAGGCGAGCCCCTGCCTGCCCGGCGTCAGCGCCCGGATCAGCCGCCCGCGCGCCGTCATGGTGCGCTTCGTGAACGCTGCGGGTGAGACCGAGGAACGCGATTTCGTCGGACTCTGGGCCACGAGCGTGCAACACCAGGTCGATCACCTGGACGGGCGGATGTATTTCGACCGGCTGGGCCGGGTGAAGCGCGACATGCTGCTGCGCCGCGCACGCAAGATGAAATGA
- the fmt gene encoding methionyl-tRNA formyltransferase: MRVIFMGTPEFSVPALDALVAAGHEIAAVYTQPPRPAGRGKKARPSAVHARAETLGLELRHPRSLKEAAEQEAFAALGADVAVVVAYGLILPPAILEAPARGCLNIHASLLPRWRGAAPIHRAIMAGDAETGVCIMRMEEGLDTGPVLLREATAIGAEETTGQLHDRLSRMGARLIVEALARLDDLAATPQPDEGVTYAAKIDKAEARVDWARPAREVDALIRGLSPFPGAWISHDGQRIKLLASRRAEGRSAPGEVLDRPGLVVACGEDAVALLRLQREGRGAQDAEEFLRGRPMPPGTRLGRGET, translated from the coding sequence ATGCGGGTGATCTTCATGGGAACCCCGGAGTTCTCGGTGCCCGCGCTCGACGCGCTGGTTGCGGCCGGGCACGAGATCGCGGCCGTCTACACGCAACCGCCCCGCCCCGCCGGGCGGGGCAAGAAGGCGCGGCCAAGCGCCGTCCATGCGCGCGCCGAGACGCTGGGCCTCGAGCTGCGCCATCCGCGCAGCCTGAAGGAGGCGGCCGAGCAGGAGGCTTTTGCCGCGCTCGGGGCCGACGTGGCGGTCGTCGTGGCCTACGGCCTCATCCTGCCGCCCGCGATACTCGAGGCGCCGGCGCGGGGGTGCCTGAACATTCACGCGAGCCTTCTGCCGCGCTGGCGCGGCGCCGCGCCCATCCACCGCGCGATCATGGCGGGCGACGCCGAGACGGGCGTCTGCATCATGCGGATGGAGGAAGGGCTCGATACCGGGCCGGTGCTTCTGCGCGAGGCGACGGCGATCGGCGCGGAGGAGACGACCGGCCAGTTGCACGACCGCCTGTCGCGGATGGGCGCGCGCCTGATCGTCGAGGCGCTCGCCCGGCTCGACGACCTCGCCGCCACGCCCCAGCCCGACGAGGGCGTCACCTATGCCGCGAAGATCGACAAGGCCGAGGCGCGGGTCGACTGGGCCCGCCCCGCGCGGGAGGTGGACGCGCTGATCCGGGGGCTCAGCCCGTTTCCGGGCGCGTGGATTTCCCATGACGGCCAGCGGATCAAGCTGCTGGCCTCCCGCCGCGCCGAGGGCCGGAGCGCACCGGGCGAGGTCCTCGACCGGCCGGGTCTCGTCGTGGCCTGCGGCGAGGATGCCGTCGCGCTTTTGCGCTTGCAACGCGAGGGGCGCGGCGCGCAGGATGCCGAGGAGTTCCTGCGGGGCAGGCCGATGCCGCCCGGCACCCGCCTCGGACGAGGGGAGACCTGA
- the recO gene encoding DNA repair protein RecO codes for MDWRDQGILLSVRPHGETSAIIEVLTREHGLHAGVVRGGVSRRMTPILQPGAELDLAWRARLEAHIGAFTVEPLSTSAAVAMGDRLALAGLNAVTALLRFSLPEREAHPRLYEKSRALLDMLGEPEHWPLAYLHWELALLDELGFGLDLTQCAVLGREANDLSFVSPKSGRAVSRKGAGEWADRLLPLPRCLIEIGAAEAGELVQGFAVTGHFLAHHMAPEIVGRPLPDARQRFVDLVARRGGDTRQG; via the coding sequence ATGGATTGGCGCGATCAGGGCATACTCTTGTCGGTGCGGCCGCATGGCGAGACCTCGGCCATCATCGAGGTGCTGACGCGCGAGCATGGCTTGCACGCGGGCGTGGTCCGGGGCGGGGTGTCGCGCCGGATGACGCCGATCCTCCAGCCCGGCGCGGAGCTCGACCTGGCGTGGCGCGCGCGGCTCGAGGCGCATATCGGGGCGTTCACCGTCGAGCCGCTTTCGACCAGCGCCGCCGTCGCGATGGGCGACCGTCTCGCGCTGGCCGGGTTGAACGCGGTGACGGCGCTCCTGCGGTTTTCGCTGCCCGAGCGGGAGGCGCATCCGCGTCTCTACGAGAAGAGCCGCGCGCTGCTCGACATGCTGGGCGAGCCGGAGCACTGGCCGCTGGCATATCTGCACTGGGAACTGGCTTTGCTGGACGAGCTGGGGTTCGGCCTCGATCTCACGCAATGCGCGGTGCTGGGGCGGGAGGCCAACGACCTGAGCTTCGTCTCACCAAAGAGCGGGCGCGCGGTGTCGCGCAAGGGTGCGGGGGAGTGGGCCGACAGGCTTCTGCCGCTGCCACGCTGCCTGATCGAGATCGGCGCGGCGGAGGCGGGTGAGCTTGTGCAGGGATTCGCCGTGACGGGGCATTTCCTCGCGCATCACATGGCACCCGAGATCGTGGGCCGTCCGCTTCCAGACGCGCGACAGCGATTCGTCGATCTCGTGGCGCGGCGGGGCGGGGACACGAGGCAGGGTTGA
- a CDS encoding MalY/PatB family protein codes for MNFDEIIDRRHTHSAKWDSMEGIYGVSSSDGLAMWVADMDFRPPACVQEAVERMAAHGIYGYYGEDASYRDAIRWWMRERHGWDVARDEIFSTHGLVNGTGLCVDTYTEPGDGVVLMTPVYHAFARVIKAAGRRVIECPLALAGDRYEMDFDAWDAQMDGSARMLILCSPHNPGGRVWTRDELRGVAEFCRRHDLILVSDEIHHDLVMPGRTHVPMPLADETILDRLVMMTATTKTFNIAGSHVGNVIIHDETLRKRFAARMAGLGISPNSFGIFMAEAAYSPEGAEWVDALVPYLDGNRQAFEAGMNAIPGVRAMPLEATYLTWVDFSGTGMERAEVIRRVQDEARIAPNHGPTFGKGGKSFLRFNVAMPRARVNEAVERLQEAFSDLQ; via the coding sequence ATGAATTTCGACGAGATCATCGACCGACGCCACACCCATTCCGCCAAGTGGGACAGCATGGAGGGGATCTACGGCGTCTCGTCCTCGGACGGTCTGGCCATGTGGGTGGCGGACATGGATTTCCGTCCCCCGGCCTGCGTTCAGGAGGCGGTGGAGCGCATGGCGGCGCATGGCATCTACGGCTATTACGGCGAGGATGCGAGCTATCGCGACGCGATCCGCTGGTGGATGCGCGAACGCCACGGCTGGGACGTGGCGCGCGACGAGATCTTCTCGACCCACGGCCTCGTCAACGGCACCGGGCTTTGTGTCGATACCTATACCGAACCGGGCGACGGGGTGGTGCTCATGACACCCGTCTATCACGCCTTCGCGCGCGTCATCAAAGCCGCGGGACGCCGGGTGATCGAATGCCCGCTCGCCCTTGCGGGCGACCGATACGAGATGGATTTCGACGCGTGGGACGCGCAGATGGACGGCTCGGCGCGGATGCTCATCCTCTGCTCGCCGCACAATCCCGGCGGCCGCGTCTGGACACGTGACGAGCTTCGCGGCGTCGCCGAGTTCTGCCGCCGCCACGACCTGATCCTCGTCTCGGACGAGATCCACCATGACCTCGTGATGCCGGGGCGCACGCATGTTCCCATGCCGCTTGCCGACGAGACGATCCTCGACCGGCTGGTCATGATGACGGCGACCACCAAGACCTTCAACATCGCCGGAAGCCATGTCGGGAACGTCATCATCCACGACGAGACCCTGAGAAAACGCTTCGCCGCGCGCATGGCGGGCCTGGGCATCTCGCCCAATTCATTCGGGATCTTCATGGCCGAGGCCGCCTATTCGCCCGAGGGGGCGGAGTGGGTGGATGCGCTCGTCCCCTATCTCGACGGCAACCGGCAGGCGTTCGAGGCGGGCATGAACGCCATTCCCGGCGTCCGGGCCATGCCGCTCGAGGCCACCTATCTCACCTGGGTCGATTTCTCCGGCACCGGGATGGAGAGGGCCGAGGTGATCCGCCGGGTGCAGGACGAGGCGCGCATCGCGCCGAACCACGGACCGACCTTCGGCAAGGGCGGCAAGAGCTTCCTGCGGTTCAACGTGGCCATGCCGCGTGCGCGGGTGAACGAAGCGGTCGAGCGGTTGCAGGAGGCGTTCTCGGACCTGCAATGA